The Betta splendens chromosome 4, fBetSpl5.4, whole genome shotgun sequence genome contains a region encoding:
- the LOC129603935 gene encoding uncharacterized protein LOC129603935, with protein MARPCSCASVGRSACLSMGFPMTRGAAAAAGPSGFPSTCSQTPAVLLHCAACSARGRACAAAVRPGKMESRTGPLTVRRADLNAPFRAAAAIRAPPAPSGEGHVTSLQKGCGFRLDDATQKKRHPDATRRRQRRCFCPLPAGRRGGGGGGALLRVLLRPAPSRWTTRPEALSVQQFQNKSTHATRLVLVCFCIGTVSAQRREHSEYKASPHNEDAYFAHTRTKIILVITSNLRSVTRLVFMKWKIILVLTFIQVLLLLVFVVVQRAAYGDNLSISGFILHLTKLSLRSPPHINPSGPGRN; from the coding sequence ATGGCTCGGCCGTGTTCGTGCGCGTCGGTGGGTCGGTCTGCGTGTCTGTCTATGGGGTTTCCGATGACTCGCGGCGCTGCGGCAGCGGCGGGACCGTCAGGTTTCCCATCCACCTGCAGCCAAACGcccgctgtgctgctgcattgCGCCGCCTGCTCCGCCCGCGGTCGGGCGTGTGCCGCCGCCGTCCGCCCGGGGAAGATGGAGAGCCGAACCGGGCCGCTCACGGTGAGAAGGGCCGATTTAAACGCACCATTCCGGGCTGCGGCAGCGATCCGCGCACCGCCTGCGCCGAGCGGTGAAGGGCATGTCACCTCCCTCCAAAAGGGCTGCGGCTTCCGCCTAGACGACGCCACGCAGAAGAAACGACACCCGGACGCGACGCGGAGGCGACAGAGACGCTGCTTCTGTCCGCTACCCGCAGgacgacgcggcggcggcggcggcggcgctttgCTCCGAGTGCTCCTTAGACCTGCGCCGTCAAGGTGGACTACGAGGCCGGAAGCGCTAAGCGTGCagcaatttcaaaataagagcacccACGCTACGCGTCTCGTCTTAGTCTGTTTTTGTATCGGGACCGTTTCTGCGCAGAGACGTGAACACAGTGAATACAAAGCTTCCCCTCATAATGAGGACGCCTATTTTGCTCACACACGGACCAAAATAATCTTAGTTATTACATCCAATCTTCGAAGCGTCACGCGCCTAGTGTTCATGAAATGGAAAATCATATTAGTATTAACATTTATACAAGTATTATTGTTGTTAGTGTTCGTAGTGGTACAACGTGCGGCGTATGGCGACAATCTTTCTATTTCCGGGTTTATTCTCCACTTGACCAAGCTCTCGCTGCGCTCTCCTCCACACATTAACCCTTCAGGCCCCGGAAGGAATTAA
- the gfod1 gene encoding glucose-fructose oxidoreductase domain-containing protein 1 — MLPGVGVFGTSLTARVIIPLLKNEGFAVKALWGRTQEEAEELAKEMNVPFYTNRIDDVLLHQDVDLVCINLPPPLTRQIAVKTLGIGKNVICDRTATPLDAFRMMSAAQYYPKLLSIMGNVLRFLPAFVRMKELLEEGYIGELLVCEAQVHSGSLLGKKYNWSCDDLMGGGGLHSVGSYIIDLLTFLTGQRAAKVHGFLKTFVKQTDHIRGIRQITSDDFCTFQMALEGGACCTVTLNFNVPGEFRQEVIVVGTVGRLTVTGTDLYGQKNNGTAGRGPELLLKDSTPLEKASLPEKAFSDIPAPYLTGMIRMIQAVRLAFQDQEDRRTWDGRPLTMAATFEDCLYALCVVDTIKKSNQCGEWQNIAVMTEEPEVSPAYLISEAMRRSRMSLYC, encoded by the exons ATGCTTCCAGGGGTCGGCGTGTTCGGCACCAGCCTGACCGCCAGGGTGATCATCCCGCTGCTGAAGAACGAGGGCTTCGCCGTCAAGGCGCTGTGGGGCCGGacgcaggaggaggcggaggagctggCCAAGGAGATGAACGTGCCGTTCTACACCAACCGGATCGACGACGTCCTGCTGCATCAGGACGTGGACCTggtctgcatcaacctgccgCCGCCTCTGACGCGGCAGATCGCGGTCAAAACGCTGG GCATTGGAAAGAACGTGATCTGTGACAGGACAGCCACGCCTCTGGATGCCTTCAGAATGATGTCAGCTGCCCAGTACTACCCCAAGCTGCTGAGCATCATGGGAAACGTGCTGCGCTTCCTGCCAGCCTTTGTTCGGATGAAAGAACTCCTGGAGGAGGGCTACATCGGGGAGCTTCTGGTCTGTGAGGCCCAG GTCCACAGTGGGAGTCTCCTGGGGAAGAAGTACAACTGGAGCTGTGACGACCTGATGGGAGGAGGCGGCCTGCACTCTGTGGGCAGTTACATCATCGACCTCCTCACGTTTCTGACGGGGCAGCGTGCGGCCAAAGTCCACGGCTTCCTCAAGACGTTCGTCAAGCAGACGGACCACATCAGGGGCATCCGTCAGATCACCAGCGACGACTTCTGCACCTTCCAGATGGCACTCGAAGGAGGCGCCTGCTGCACCGTCACGCTGAACTTCAACGTCCCGGGGGAGTTTCGCCAGGAGGTGATCGTCGTGGGGACCGTTGGCCGGCTGACGGTCACGGGGACGGACCTTTACGGACAGAAGAACAACGGTACCGCGGGCCGCGGgccggagctgctgctcaaagaCAGCACCCCTCTGGAGAAGGCTTCCCTCCCGGAGAAGGCCTTCAGCGACATCCCGGCCCCGTACCTCACTGGGATGATCCGTATGATCCAGGCGGTGCGCTTGGCCTTCCAGGACCAGGAGGACCGGCGCACGTGGGACGGGAGGCCTCTGACCATGGCCGCCACGTTCGAGGACTGCCTTTATGCGCTTTGCGTGGTGGACACCATCAAGAAGTCCAATCAGTGTGGCGAATGGCAGAACATTGCGGTGATGACGGAGGAGCCCGAGGTCAGCCCGGCCTACCTGATCAGCGAAGCAATGCGGCGGAGTAGGATGTCGCTGTACTGTTAG